GGTCTGGTTCGTTTGTTCTGAGTCACGGTAATTCTCCTCACTATGGTGAATTAGGCCGTTCAGTTAGATTTGTCCAGCACTTTTGGGGAGCTTCACGGTAAGGTTTTTCTTGGTATGATGTTGTTTGTAATTTTTTTATATGAACCTATCTTAGTCGGTTATTTTCGAGGCACGCTCGGCCATAAACTAATGAAGCTCGAAGTAATTCGAGAGAACGGTAAAAAATTGGGATTTCTGAGAGCCGGTGTGCGATACTTTTTAAAGTCAAGTTTAGGTGTTCTTTCGATTCTATCGTTGATGAGTAGTAATCAAGCAATCCATGATATCGTAGTCAAGTCATTTGTTGTGAAGAAGTAGCTAAAGACGTTTTTCCGCCATTAGGATTTCAAGAACTGTCTTCGCTGACCGTACTCTACCCCACCTTTGCGAGCAAATTCGATGAGTGGTGTGTGGTAGCTACCTTATAACTAACTTTTTGCGAGATTCGTCATTCCTCTCCCTCCGAATTCACTTTTCAGAAGTGATCACTAAACAGATGTTTTTTGGAAGCCAAGGCGACACGCTAGACTACAACAAGTAAGAAGCCCACCCCTTCGATCATGATAATCTGGCGAGGCTCTCGAAATACCTTGCTCAATTGCGGAATCTCTACTGGCGAAACTCACTTTAAAGTTACTTTCGGCAGTTGAAATTCAAAAATCGATTTCCTCATAGCTTGATCTTCGATTATCCACCAATTTCAAAATGTCACCCAAGTTTTCGAGGATTCATGGGTGAACCCTCCGGTCTCAGCTATTGCGATCTACGGATTCACTTGAACCGCAAAAAAACATCTTTTCTGCTATCCTGATATCATCGGGAATGGTATTGTCCGTTCAGATTTCTAGTTGAGTGCTAATTTCACACTCAGCGTCTTTCATCACTGCACATAAGTGGTTGCTGCCTCAGCAGCCACTACGAAGCCCCACACAGTTTTGTTCTAGCCAGTCACTTTATTTGAGGAGTCGATTCCTAAAAAAAGTGAATGTCATGACGATCCAATTGCAACATTAGTAAACAACCCTCGTCTTTATTATAGGATACCGATTCTATACTTTGGCCCGTTTATTTTTTATGCGGATTTTGCCTATGTGATTTTTTAGTATCCGAGCCATTGCTA
This window of the Pseudobacteriovorax antillogorgiicola genome carries:
- a CDS encoding RDD family protein, with amino-acid sequence MMLFVIFLYEPILVGYFRGTLGHKLMKLEVIRENGKKLGFLRAGVRYFLKSSLGVLSILSLMSSNQAIHDIVVKSFVVKK